One window from the genome of Rariglobus hedericola encodes:
- a CDS encoding AraC family transcriptional regulator → MSHPETHFSRYLPRPREADIWGVAVTGGGRLKSPPSAPYPPAGHPADHAFSWDHGRVLGAWQWVAITAGRGWFESARQPLTSVSKGDLLLLFPDEWHRYRPDPETGWTELWLELQGPALERLQSAGILSPDQPVQSFTGTSAESLLTRLHARLRENESGFDPELTGWAWQLLTQLDTVRRQVNAPESDIARAIRRAEVLLAERLENPPAMPALARELGVAYSYFRREFAKQTGLAPHAYLLRLRLEKARRLLGNGTAPLKDIAAQLGFSSPYHLSAAFKQAFGTSPAHWRRRPVKTSS, encoded by the coding sequence TTGAGCCATCCTGAAACTCACTTCTCTCGTTACCTTCCGCGCCCTCGTGAAGCGGATATCTGGGGCGTTGCGGTAACGGGTGGCGGCCGACTTAAAAGCCCTCCGTCCGCCCCGTATCCACCTGCGGGTCACCCCGCCGATCACGCTTTTTCCTGGGATCACGGTCGCGTCCTCGGGGCCTGGCAATGGGTGGCTATCACCGCTGGTCGCGGTTGGTTTGAATCCGCCCGCCAACCGCTCACCTCCGTTTCCAAAGGCGATCTGCTGCTACTCTTCCCCGACGAATGGCACCGCTATCGCCCCGACCCTGAAACCGGCTGGACCGAACTCTGGTTGGAGTTGCAAGGGCCCGCACTCGAGCGCCTCCAATCCGCCGGGATTCTTTCGCCCGATCAACCCGTGCAATCTTTCACCGGCACTTCGGCCGAATCGCTCCTCACGCGATTGCACGCACGGCTGCGCGAAAACGAATCCGGCTTTGATCCCGAACTCACCGGCTGGGCGTGGCAACTGCTCACCCAACTCGACACCGTCCGCCGGCAAGTCAACGCACCCGAAAGCGATATCGCACGGGCCATTCGCCGTGCCGAAGTCCTGCTCGCTGAACGCCTCGAAAATCCACCCGCCATGCCCGCCCTCGCCCGTGAACTCGGAGTGGCCTATTCATATTTTCGTCGTGAATTCGCGAAGCAAACCGGCCTCGCTCCGCACGCCTACCTGCTCCGCCTCCGCTTGGAAAAAGCCCGTCGTCTCCTCGGCAACGGCACCGCACCATTGAAAGACATTGCCGCGCAACTCGGCTTCAGTTCGCCCTATCACCTCTCTGCCGCTTTCAAGCAGGCGTTCGGCACGTCACCAGCCCACTGGCGCCGCCGGCCGGTTAAAACATCCAGTTAG
- the xseA gene encoding exodeoxyribonuclease VII large subunit, with product MSEFTRRVKTVLESQVRPGWVRGEVSNLRAQASGHVYFSLKDAGAQLSSVMFRGDAARQDVKLRDGLQVVVYGEISVYEARGNYQLIVRAVIEDGVGRLQKEFEALKRRLADEGLFAAENKVAIPAMPQTVGFITSPTGAAVQDFLRILIRRGWRGRVVVLPAKVQGDGAAAEIIEMLQLAQDEAACGVRFDLLVIGRGGGSLEDLWAFNEEPLVRAVAACRLPIISAVGHEIDFTLGDFAADVRAETPSAAAELISSGFVAATERAARLDEDLNHHVDAALESAADRLDHARSRLRLLAPSAQVERGFLRLDDLANRLSGALSATVQTRRQRLSEVRSLLRERSPQRRVESESQRLLALWKRLQAASPASVLNRGFVIMRDADGKPVQKKAAVQKGQRLAAEFADGTVAVKAEG from the coding sequence GTGAGTGAGTTCACGCGGCGGGTGAAGACGGTGCTGGAGTCGCAAGTTCGGCCGGGGTGGGTTCGGGGCGAAGTCTCCAACTTGCGGGCACAGGCGAGCGGGCATGTTTATTTTTCACTGAAGGATGCGGGGGCGCAGCTTTCCTCCGTGATGTTTCGCGGGGATGCGGCGCGACAGGATGTGAAGCTCCGCGACGGGCTGCAGGTGGTCGTCTATGGCGAGATCTCGGTTTATGAGGCGCGTGGGAATTACCAGCTGATCGTGCGTGCGGTCATCGAGGACGGCGTGGGGCGATTGCAGAAAGAATTTGAAGCGCTGAAGCGACGGCTGGCGGATGAAGGGCTGTTCGCGGCGGAAAACAAAGTGGCGATTCCGGCGATGCCGCAGACGGTGGGCTTTATCACGTCGCCGACGGGCGCGGCGGTGCAGGATTTTTTGCGGATATTGATTCGTCGTGGCTGGCGAGGGCGGGTCGTCGTGCTACCGGCCAAGGTGCAGGGTGATGGCGCGGCGGCGGAGATAATCGAGATGTTGCAGCTCGCCCAGGATGAGGCGGCGTGCGGGGTGCGTTTTGATTTGCTGGTGATCGGGCGCGGCGGCGGTTCGCTGGAAGACTTGTGGGCATTCAACGAGGAGCCGCTGGTGCGGGCGGTGGCGGCGTGCCGGTTGCCGATTATTTCGGCGGTGGGGCACGAGATTGATTTTACTCTCGGTGACTTCGCGGCGGACGTGCGCGCGGAGACGCCGAGTGCGGCGGCGGAGTTGATCTCAAGCGGCTTCGTCGCGGCGACGGAGCGCGCGGCGCGGTTAGATGAGGATTTGAATCACCATGTCGATGCGGCGTTGGAGTCAGCGGCCGATCGTCTGGATCATGCGCGGTCGCGGCTGCGTTTGTTGGCACCATCGGCACAGGTGGAGCGTGGGTTTTTACGGCTGGATGATTTGGCGAACCGGTTGAGCGGGGCGCTGAGTGCGACGGTGCAGACGAGGAGACAACGGTTGAGCGAGGTGCGGTCGTTGTTGCGCGAGCGTTCGCCGCAGCGGCGCGTGGAGTCGGAGTCGCAGCGGTTGCTGGCGTTGTGGAAACGCTTGCAGGCGGCGAGTCCGGCATCGGTCTTGAATCGCGGGTTCGTGATCATGCGCGATGCGGACGGGAAGCCGGTGCAGAAAAAAGCCGCGGTCCAAAAAGGACAGCGGCTGGCGGCGGAGTTCGCCGATGGAACGGTGGCGGTTAAGGCGGAAGGCTGA
- a CDS encoding DUF4886 domain-containing protein, which translates to MNPASPRSLARLSGLILAVVLLTPSLFSAERESLKLLAIGNSFSDDATRLLPQVVKAAGKELIIGRASIGGCPLERHARHLKEAESGNPNGHAYKGATDPKTGEKRDMSLPELLSAQAWDVVTIQQWSQLSFKPETFQPFADELIAAIHKYAPTAEIVVHQTWAYREDHDWFKKDDGFTPAKMYTGLTSTYKNFADGKGFRVLPVGDALNLARQTPRWTYVTDPNFDFKNPPAGQLPDQRTSLNIGWHWKKNKAGATAFTLDAIHCNPAGQYLGANVWYSILYQTDTLPDSYAPIGMTAEDAADLRAHALTAVKAERAREAALHPVVAK; encoded by the coding sequence ATGAACCCCGCATCCCCTCGCTCGTTGGCACGACTCAGCGGCCTGATTCTCGCCGTTGTCCTGCTCACTCCTTCTCTTTTTTCCGCTGAGCGCGAATCGCTCAAACTCCTTGCGATCGGCAACAGCTTTTCCGACGATGCCACCCGACTCCTCCCACAAGTCGTCAAGGCCGCCGGCAAAGAGCTCATCATCGGCCGCGCCAGCATCGGCGGTTGCCCGCTCGAACGCCACGCGCGCCACCTTAAAGAAGCCGAATCCGGCAATCCCAACGGTCACGCTTACAAGGGCGCCACCGACCCCAAGACCGGAGAGAAGCGCGACATGTCACTCCCCGAATTACTCTCCGCTCAAGCCTGGGATGTCGTCACTATCCAGCAATGGAGCCAATTGAGTTTTAAGCCCGAGACCTTTCAGCCCTTCGCCGACGAACTCATCGCCGCCATCCATAAATACGCGCCCACCGCCGAGATCGTCGTCCATCAAACCTGGGCCTACCGCGAAGATCACGACTGGTTCAAAAAAGACGACGGCTTCACCCCCGCCAAGATGTATACCGGCCTGACCTCGACCTACAAAAATTTCGCCGACGGCAAAGGCTTCCGTGTCCTCCCCGTGGGCGATGCCCTGAACCTCGCCCGCCAGACCCCGCGCTGGACCTACGTCACGGATCCGAATTTCGACTTCAAAAATCCTCCCGCCGGCCAGCTGCCCGATCAGCGCACCAGCCTGAACATCGGCTGGCATTGGAAGAAAAACAAAGCAGGCGCCACCGCCTTCACGCTCGACGCCATCCACTGCAACCCCGCCGGCCAATACCTCGGTGCCAACGTCTGGTATTCGATACTCTATCAGACCGACACGCTACCCGATTCCTACGCGCCCATCGGCATGACCGCCGAAGACGCCGCCGATCTCCGCGCCCACGCCCTCACCGCCGTCAAAGCCGAGCGCGCCCGCGAAGCCGCGCTGCACCCCGTCGTCGCCAAATAA